In Planctomycetota bacterium, the genomic window ATCTGAGGAAGCGGCAAGGGCCACGGCATGGCGAATTGTCTATGCGGGCTCGGCCGGCCTCCTTTTCATTGGGTTGATCTCTGCGCTGCTTGCCCCGGAGCCGACGGAACGCCAACCGCCCCAATCCCTTCGCGAGGCCATCGTGGCTCCACTGCTTGCGTTTCACAATCGATTTCACGGAAGGCTGGTGCTGGTCCTGGTCTTTATCTTTCTGTTCCGGTTGCCCGATTTGCTTGGCAATCGGATGACCATGCCCTTCCTGAGGAACGAGATTGGCTTCACACTGGAGGAGATCGGTTTCCTGAGGCAGGCGCTGGGATTTGCCATGACGATGGCCGGAGCCGTCATCGGCGGGATCGCCGTGAAGCGGTTCGGGATCTCTCGAACGCTTCTGGTGTTCGGCCTGCTGCAATGTCTGAGCAACGCGGGCTACATCGTGCTGGCCCAGGCCGGGAGGTCGGTGCCGACCTTCGCGTGCGTCATCGTGATCGAGAATCTGTGCAACGGCATGGTGTCGGCGGCGTTCGTGGCGTACTTCATGTCGCTCTGCGATCGGACTTCCAGCGCCGCCCAATACGCCTTGCTGTCGGGTGTGATGTATCTGGCGGGTGCCACCATCGGCGGCGCGTCGGGCTGGCTGGTGGAGTTGATGGGCTACCAGGGCTTCTTCCTCTTCAGCATCTTGATCGGGATTCCCGCGATCGCCCTGATCGGCATCGCCACCCGTCCCGCTAGAATCAATCCTTCATTCGCAAATTGAGGAATTTGAAACATGCCGCAGAGCCCACATGACCCGTTCGGAGCCCGCACCTCGATTTCAACGCCGCTGGGTGACAAGACTTACTACCGCCTTGAGGCGCTGAAGAAATTCGGCAATGTGGATCGGCTTCCGTGCTCGATCAAGGTGCTACTGGAGAGCGTGCTGCGCAACCAGGATGGCCGGATCTACACGCCGGAGCATGTGAAGGCGATCGTGGCCAGCGACTCCGGGACCAGGCGCGATGAGGAGATACCCTTCATGCCGGGGCGCGTGGTGCTCCAGGATTTCACGGGCGTGCCCTGTGTGGTGGACCTCGCGGCGATGCGCGGCGCCATGAAGCGAATGGGCGGCGATCCGAAGCGGGTGAATCCGCTGGTGCCCTGCGACCTGGTCATCGACCACTCGGTGCAGGTCGACGCCTTCGCCAGCGGGGTGGCGCTGACGATCAACAGCGAAAAGGAATTCGAGCGCAACATCGAGCGCTATGAATTCCTCAAATGGGGTCAGGGGGCATTTGAGAACTTCCGCGTGGTGCCGCCCGGCACCGGCATCGTCCACCAGGTCAACCTCGAATATTTGGCGAAGGTGGTCTGGGAAAAGGACGGCGTGCTCTATCCGGACAGTTTGATCGGAACCGACAGTCACACCACCATGATCAACGGCTTGGGGGTTCTGGGCTGGGGTGTTGGCGGGATCGAGGCCGAGGCGGTGATGCTTGGCCAGCCCATCTACATGCTGATTCCAGAAGTGGTCGGTGTTCGGCTCACGGGGAAACTTCCCGAAGGAGCCACGGCGACCGACTTGGTGCTTCGCGTGACCGAGATGCTTCGCAAGCATGGCGTCGTAAACAAGTTCGTTGAATTCTTCGGCGCCGGGCTTGCCGAGATGCCGGTGGCGAACCGGGCGACGATCGCCAACATGGCTCCTGAATATGGCGCAACTTGCGGATTTTTCCCCATCGACGAGCAGACGCTGGCCTATCTGAGGCTATCGGGGCGCGAGGAATCGCTGGTCAAGACGGTCGAGGCCTACGCCAAGGCCCAGGGATTTTGGCGCGATGACTCGCGCGACGTCGCCTACTCCGCTGTCCTTGAGCTGGATCAGTCCACGATCACGCCGAGCCTGGCCGGCCCCTCGCGGCCACAGGACCGCGTGGAATTGAAGGCCATGAAGAGCACCTGGCGGAGCGCGCTGACGAAATTGAAATCCGGCGGCAAGTCCGCCGCGCCGGCCACCGCGACGGCGGTCGCGGACGACGGCGTCGCCATCATGATGGATGGCAAGGAGTGCATCCTGAAGAATGGTGCCGTGGTCATCGCCGCGATCACCAGTTGCACCAACACCAGCAACCCGAGCGTCATGATCGGTGCCGGACTGCTGGCGAAGAAGGCGCGCTCCTTCGGCCTGACCCGGAAGCCCTGGGTGAAGAGCTCGCTGGCCCCGGGCTCCAAAGTTGTGACTGAGTACCTGAAGAAGTCGGGGACGATGGCGGCCCTGGTGGAGCTCGGCTTCGACGTCGTCGGCTACGGCTGTACGACCTGCATCGGCAACAGCGGGCCGCTGCCGGAGGCGGTCGAAGGCGCGGTCAAGGGCAATGACATGGTCGTGGCGAGCGTGCTCTCGGGCAACCGCAACTTCGAGGCGCGGGTGCATCCCGACGTGAAGGCGAACTATCTGGCGAGCCCGCCGCTGGTGGTGGCCTATGCCATCGCGGGCACGGTGGACATCGATCTGCAGAGTGAGCCGCTGGGTCTCTCCCCGAGCGGCAAGCCCGTCTTTCTGCGTGACGTGTGGCCGACCCAGAAGGAAATCGACGAGGCGGTTGCGTCGAGCGTCACCAACGGGCAGTTCCGCACGCAGTACGCCAGCGTCTTCGACGGCAGCCAGGAATGGAAGGACATCGCCACCGTTCGGGGCGAGATGTACCAGTGGAACTCCAAGAGCACGTACATCCAGGAGCCGCCCTTCTTCACCTCGATGACCCTGGCCGAACCCGGCCCGATCGGATCCATTCGCGGCGCCCGGTGCCTGGCCAAGCTCGGCGACAGCGTGACCACCGACCACATCTCTCCCGCGGGCAACATCAAGAAGGATGGCCCCGCCGGCGAATACCTGATGAAGCATGGCGTGCCCGTGAGCATGTTCAACAGTTACGGAAGCCGACGCGGCAACGACCGGGTCATGACCCGCGGCACCTTCGCCAACACGCGGATCCAGAATCAGCTGGCGCCGGGGACCATGGGAGGTGTGACCAAGGATTTCACCGATGGCGCCGTGAAGCCGATCTTCGACGCCGCGGAGAGCTACAAGAAATCCGGGACGCCGCTGGTGGTGCTGGCGGGCAAGGACTACGGCATGGGCTCATCGCGTGACTGGGCGGCCAAGGGCGCCCAGCTGCTCGGGGTGCGCGCCGTGATCGCGGAGAGTTTCGAGCGCATCCACCGCTCCAACCTGGTGGGCATGGGCGTGATGCCGCTGACCTACCAGCCGGGGCAGAGCGCCCAGGGCTTGGGATTGACCGGCGAAGAGACCTTCGACATCGATCTGCCGACGGACATCAAGCCGCGGCAGCTCGTCGCCGTTCGCGCGCGGCGGCCGGGAGCGGCCGAGATTACGTTCGAGACGGTGTGCCGCATCGACACACCCGTCGAGGTGGACTACTACCGCAACGGCGGCATCCTGAGCATGGTGCTGCGACGGATGGCGAAGACGGCATCCTAAAAACCTGCTGATTTCCGGGATAAAACGCATGATTTTGCATTCGCGCCGCGCGGCGATGCCACGATGCTTCGATGAGCACATCCATTGTTCACAAGGCGTGGGAGTGGTTCGCGCAGTGCGAGGAACACTTTCTTGGACGGGCCCGCACGGACGCGGAGAGCGCCGTCAGGGACGCGCTTCGCCAGCAATCGCCCAAAAAGTTCGCCGCCTTCGAAACCCGGGAGTTGTGCTGCCTCGGCCTCTACCAACCACCTCTTTCGGATCTGGCCCTGGCGGTCAAGAAGAATCGATGGTCGCGAGCGGGCGCACTGCTGGGTCAGGCGCTTGGCCGCAGAGTCGCATCGCGCATGAATGCGGCCCTGAAATCGCAGGGGCACACCTGGATCGTGGTTCCGATTCCGACCCCGTTCCTTCGCCGACTGTCCCGCGGGATTGACCATTCGGACCTCATCGCAGCGTCGGTCGCGCGGGAATTGAACCTGCCCCTATGCCGCGCGCTCTGGCAGCGCTTCGGGCGGACTCAAAAGACCCTGGACCGATCGGGCCGGTTGCGTCGTGTGCAGCGGTTCAAGTCTCGACGCCGGCACCGGCGGGGACTTGCCGGGAAATCCATCCTTCTTGTGGATGACATTCGTACGACCGGGGCCACCATTGAGGAGGCCAGTCGGGTGCTCCGCCAACGCGGGGCGGTTCGGATCGCCGCCGCCGTCATTTGCGTGGTCGAATAGGGGTCCGACGCAGCTTCCGGGCCGCAGAAACGCCTCAATTCCTGCGTTCTCCGGGTTGGGGAGCAGGGGTTATGAACAAAGTGGATTCCGACCCCCTTGGAGTTGACAGGCACGGGGATTTGGTTAGACTCCTCGACCCTGCATTTCCAGCCGGAAGGCTTGAAGGCAGGATTCTCTTTGAAAAGTGAACAGTTTGGATACGCCGCGAGGATGTGCGGTTTTCATGATTTGGTCACGGCCAGATCGTGGGAGCCAGTTCCCATTATTGGGAGCAACTCAGAGATCACAGTCTCTGTTTGTCATATCCTCCGTGAAAGCCAATGACAAGAATTGGTCAATTCAACAACTTTTTCTTCCTGAGCAATCGGGATGGCAAGGTTATGACAAGTGATATGAATCCAACGAGTGAGAACTCGTTGGCTGTCGAGAGATGATTCGACAGAGACCGGCCAAGTCGTTCTTCGGAACGCACTTGGTGGCCAGGTCATCTTCAAGTTTTGAAACAACAGCGGGCTTGCCCGCTTCGTAACGAAATTAAGTGAAGAGTTTGATCCTGGCTCAGATTGAACGCTGGCGGCATGGCTAAAACATGCAAGTTGAACGACTGGAGCAATCCAGAAGTGGCGAAAGGGCGAGGAATAGATTCCCACGTACCCCGAGGCCAGGGATACCCCAGAGAAATCTGGGACAATACCTGATGACATCGGAAACGATCAAAGGTTTACCACCTTGGGAGCGGGGAATCTCCTATCAGCTAGTTGGTGAGGTAACGGCTCACCAAGGCGAAGACGGGTAGCGGGTGTGAGAGCACGGCCCGCCGCATCGAGACTGAGACACTGCTCGGACTCCTACGGGAGGCTGCAGTAACGAATCTTCCGCAATGCACGAAAGTGTGACGGGGCAATGCCGCGTGTGGGATGAAGCCCTTCGGGGTGTAAACCACTGTCAGGGTTCACCAACAACATGAGGAAACCCAAAGGAAGAGCCGGCTAACTCTGTGCCAGCAGCCGCGGTAATACAGAGGGCTCGAGCGTTAATCGGAATCACTGGGCTTAAAGCGTGCGTAGGCGGATTTGAAGGCGCTTTGTGAAATCCCTCGGCTCAACCGAGGAACTGCTTGGCGAACCACAAATCTTGAGGCTGGTAGAGGTGGTCGGAACGATAGGTGGAGCGGTGAAATGCGTAGATATCTATCGGAACACCGAAGGTGAAGACAGGCCACTGGGCCAGTCCTGACGCTGAGGCACGAAAGCGTGGGTAGCAAACGGGATTAGATACCCCGGTAGTCCACGCCGTAAACGATGCGCACTTGGTCGAGGGGGTTGAACGCCTTCTCGGTCGTAGGAAAACTGATTAGTGCGCCGCCTGGGGAGTACGGTCGCAAGATTAAAACTCAAAGGAATTGACGGGGGCTCACACAAGCGGTGGAGCATGTGGCTTAATTCGAAGCAACGCGAAGAACCTTATCCTAGGCTTGACATGCACGGATTAGTTCCCTGAAAGGGGAGTAACGCTCGCAAGAGTGGAACGTGCACAGGTGCTGCATGGCTGTCGTCAGCTCGTGCTGTGAAGTGTCGGGTTAAGTCCCTCAACGAGCGCAACCCCTGTCACTAGTTGCAAACAGGTAATGCTGTGGACTCTAGTGAGACTGCCGGTGTCAAACCGGAGGAAGGTGGGGATGACGTCAAGTCCTCATGGCCCTTATGCCTAGGGCTGCACACGTGCTACAATGGCACCGACAGAACGATGCAAGACCGCAAGGTGGAGCAAATCGCTCAAAAGGTGCCCCAGTTCGGATTGGAGGCTGCAACTCGCCTCCATGAAGTTGGAATCGCTAGTAATCGCGGATCAGCTACGCCGCGGTGAATATGTTCCTGAGCCTTGTACACACCGCCCGTCAAGTCATGGAAGCCGGTAGCGCCCGAAGTCGCCTCATTTCAGAGGTGCCCACGGCGAGGCTGGTGACTGGGACTAAGTCGTAACAAGGTAGCCGTAGGGGAACCTGCGGCTGGATCACCTCCTTTCTATAGGATTTTATAGACGGCTGTCTGAGGGAGACCTCAGCTGTCGCGATCCGTTCACACATCTCTCGCCCGTCAACGTGGGGCAACCCACACCGACGGACAAATCCGGGGCAACCCGGATCCAAGGCGTCCAAACCGTTCATTTCAAAAGAAATCAGTCGGCGTTCAGCGATGAATGCCGATTGCTTGAACACCCCGATCTCGATCGGGGTGTTCTTTTTTTGCCCAAGCCCGGTTTCGGGTAGGCGGCGGGGTGCGCCACCGCGACCTCTCCATGGCGGGCATTTGCTGTACAACTTTGCCTGTGCCGCCGAAATTCGAAGCCGACGATGCGCAGGACCTGGCCGCCCGGGCCACGCCGTGGCTGGCGGTCGCGGTGGCTGCGCTGGGGTACTTCGTCGACCTCTACGACCTGGTGATCTTCAGCGTGGTGCGTGTGGCCAGCCTGGGGAATGACGGGCTGGGACTGCTTCCCGCGGATGCCTCGCAGCGCATCGGCGGATGGGATCGGATCGCCTCCTTGATGCGTGTGACCTTCGGTTTTGAAAAGGGGGACATCACCAGCGCCGGTGTCGCGATCCTGAACGCGCAATTGCTGGGCATGGTGCTGGGCGGATTCGCGTGGGGCATGCTGGGGGACCGGCGCGGTCGTTTGGCGACACTGTTCGGCTCGATCGCGCTCTACTCCACCGCAAACATCGCAACCTCCTTCGTGACCAGCGTTCCGGCGTACGCCGGGTTGCGTTTCATTGCCGGCTTCGGCCTGGCGGGCGAACTGGGCGCGGGCGTGACGCTGGTGAGCGAATTGCTGGGCAAAAGGGCCCGGGGGTGGGGAACCATGATCGTGGCCTTCGCCGGCATGTTTGGCCCGATCGCCGCCAGCTTGGTCGGAGGAACCGTGTCGTGGCGCACCGCCTACATCATTGGCGGAGTGATGGGATTCGCGCTGCTCGCGTTGCGGCTGGGTGTTGCCGAAAGCGGGATCTATGCGCGAGCGGCGCAACGAACAAGACGGCGAGGGGATCCGCGCATGCTGTTCTTTCCGCCGGAGCGGCTGCGTCGATTCGCCTGCGTCGTCTTCCTTGGAACACCGATCTGGTTCGTGGGAGGGGTGATCTTCGTCTTCGCGCCGGAACTGGCGAAGGGCATGGGCCTGACTGGGGAGCCCGTGCGCCCGCCCACCGTGATCATGTGCGGCTACGCCGGAGCCGCGATCGGTGATCTGGCCAGCAGCGCCCTGAGCCAGTGGATGCGCAGCCGAAGAACCGCGATTTCGCTCTTCATCGGACTGCTTGGGATTTCGATCGCGGGACTTTTCATCTTTGGCGGGCGCTCCGCCTTCGCCTTTTACGCATGGACCTTCGCCGCAGGGCTTGCCACCGGATACTGGGCGGTCTTCGTCACGGTGGCGGGCGAATCCTTCGGAACGAATCTGCGGGCCACCGCCGCCACGACGGCGCCCAACCTCGTGCGGGGTTTCGCGGTGATCATCGTGATGGCGTGGGAATTGCTGACGCCCGGCGCGGGCATCATCGGCGCGGCGGCACTGGTGGCTGCGATGGTGCTGGGCCTTGGGCTGCTCGCCGTCTGGCGGCTTCCCGAGCCATTTGATCGCGATCTGGATTTCGAGGAGGCGTGAGTTTTTCGGCCGAATCTCCGCAAGGATTCATCGCCGCAAGCTTGGCAACGCATCATTTTTGCATCATGGGCGGCCAATGCAGTCGATAGGAGGGTGATGAACAACGAGCCGCATCCGCACGGGCAGCACCAGTCCATCTGGCATCCGGAGCGGCGGAAGCACTATCAGAAAGTGGTCAATCCCATGCACTGGCTGCGCAACCGGTGCTTCCCCCTTTTCGTCGCGCTGGTGCTGCTGCTTTTCATCTATCCGCAGTTCGCCAAGGGCGACGACGACACCTCGCTGATCGGCGCCTCGCTCTTCGCGCTGCTGCCCGCCATCGGCGTGATCTCGCTCTCGGGCAAGCGCGGCATCGTGGTCACGCTCATAGCTCTGGTGGTCTGCCTGATCCTCGCTTTCTCCATGGAGAAAGACCTGCGGCACGCCCTGGTCGGCTGGCCCGGCCTGGTCGTGATTGGTTACTACCTGTTTTCCACGGTGCTCGTGGCCCACGCCGTCTTCAAGAAGGACGCGATCCAGGACGACCGAATCTATGGCGGGGTCTCCGTCTACATGCTGATCGGCATCTTCTTCAGCATCATTCACCACCGCATCAACGAGCTGAACCCCGGCGCCTACCAGACCAGCGTGACCAGCATTCCCGCCCTGCAGCAGTTCAACTGGGATGATTTTCTCTACTTCAGCTTCACGACGCTGACCACCATGGGTTACGGCGACATCGTTCCGGTGGCGGCGCGCGCCCGCAGCACTGCCCTGGTCGAAGCGGTGATCGGCGTGCTCTATCCCGCCGTGCTGATCGCGCGTCTGGTGAACTGGCCTTCGTCCGGCGCCGCCAAGACATGACACCAACATGGTGGCCGGACGCTTCGGTTCCGGGTCAACCGACCGGGTGTGACTTCAGTCGTTGAAGCCTTCGACCGAGCCGGCACCGTAGGTCAGCATGCCCGAGCCGTCGCCCATGAAGGGATTCCAGGTCACCGGGACCCCGGCCCCATTGTTGCCGACGCGGGCGTTCGTGTTGTTGACATACATGCCTCCGCCGCCGGCACCGTCCACACCTCCGCCTGGAGTGGAAGTTCGGACATTCATCGGATTGACGGCCTGGTTCATGTCGTCGGGATTCACATATTGCGCTTGGGCGTAGCCCGGCTGCACATTGCCCACGAATCCGCCGCCATTCTCATAGTGGTAGTGGTAGTGAACATGGTTCATGGCCTCGCTTTGCAGGGCGTCGGGATTGACCATGCCGCCGGGATTGTTGTAGCCGGCGCCCCGTGGAATCGAGCTCTGGTTCGGCAGCGCCGTGCCGGGAGTGCTCCAGGTATTTTCATTTCCATTCGGATCCTGTTGCAACTGGCTGGTGGGAATGGATCGGTCGGTGTTGCGGGGATCGCCGCCGGCGGGGACCGGAACCGATTGCTGCGGAGGCATCGGCGCGGGCCGTCCGGAGGGCCGAACCTGCGGAGACGCTTGCGCCCCCTGGACGCTGCGGATGCCGGGCTGGGCGGACGCAGGTGGCTGCGCTCCCGCCGGCGTCGCCGGAGCCGGCGCGGGTTTGGTCTGGGGCGTCGCAGGTTGCGTGGGCGGAGTGTTTTGAGCCGCCGCGAGCGCGGCGGTCAACACCATGGCGGCGGCAATCGGTGCAACGATGGTTCGCGGAAAACGGAAGGTGCTCTTTGGATTCATGGCGGGGTCTCCTGGGGAAATCCTATCCAGTTCGACTTCATTCGATCGGACATTCTTGCGGTTCGTCGGTACCCTGAAGTTCCGCCCCCTTGCAAGGAAACATCGAATGACCACCGCGACCGTCTCAGCGTCCACGCCCGCAACGCCCTATGCCGGCACTCCCGGGAATGTGCCCGTGGAGGACGTGCTCGCCATCAATACCATTCGGACACTCTCAATGGACGCGGTGCAGGCCGCCAACAGCGGCCACCCGGGCACGCCGATGGCGCTGGCGCCGGTGGCCTACGCCCTCTGGCAGAACGATTTGAAGTTCGACCCGGCCGATCCGCTTTGGCCCAACCGCGACCGCTTCGTTTTGAGCAACGGCCACGCGTGCATGCTGCTCTACAGCCTGCTGCATCTGTCGCGCACCCAGGAAGTGGGCAAGAACGGCAAACCCACGGGCAAGCCGGCGGTTCCGCTCGAGTCGATCAAGGCGTTCCGCCAGCTGGACAGCCTCTGTCCGGGTCATCCGGAGCACGGCTGGACCAGTGGGCTTGAAACCACGACCGGTCCGCTGGGGCAGGGCCTGGGAAATTCGGTGGGCATGGCAATGGCCTCGAAGTGGCTGGCCGCGACCTTCAACCGTCCCGGCTACGAGCTATTCAATTTCCGCACCTACGCGATCTGCGGCGATGGCTGCATGATGGAGGGGATCAGCGGCGAGGCGGCGAGCATTGCGGGCCATCTGCAGTTGGACAACCTCGTCTGGATCTATGACAACAACCGCATCACGATCGAGGGGGCGACCGACCTCGCCTACAGCGACGATCCCTCCACCCGTTTCCTGGGCTACGGCTGGAACGTGCTGCGCGTCGGGGACGCCAACGATCTGGACACGGTGGTCCGGACGCTTGCGGTCGCGGCGCAGACGAAGGGCCGGCCGACACTTATCGTGGTGGACAGCCACATCGGATTCGGATCGGCGCGGCAGGACACCTGCACCGCCCACGGGGAGCCACTGGGCGAGGAAGTGATCCGCAAGACGAAGAAGCTCTACGGCTGGCCCGAGGACGCCAAATTCCTGGTGCCCGATGGCGTGATGCAGCGCTTCGCCGAGGGCGTGGGCAAGCATGGCCGCGAGGCGAATGCGGCGTGGAAAACTTTGTTCGCGAATTACGCCAAGCAATTTCCCGACCTGGCGAAGCAGCTCCAGCAGATGTGGAGCCGCGAGCTGCCCCAGGGATGGGATTCGGAGATCCCGGTGTTCCCTGCGGACGCCAAGGGCATGGCCAGCCGCGTCTCCGGCGGGAAAGTGCTCAACGCGATCGCGAAGAAAGTTCCCTGGATGATCGGCGGCTCCGCCGACCTGACCCCCAGCACCAAAACGGCCATCGACGGCGCCGCGAGTTTTCAGGCGGGAAGCTACGGCGGACGCAATCTTCACTTCGGCATCCGCGAGCACGCAATGGGCGCCCTCTGCAACGGTCTCGCGCTGAGCGGACTGCGCCCCTACGGAAGCGGATTCATGATCTTCAGCGATTACATGCGCGGCTCGATGCGCCTGAGCGCCTTTATGGATCTGCCCGTGATCTACGTCTTCACGCACGATTCGATCGGCGTGGGCGAGGATGGCCCGACCCATCAGCCGATCGAGCAACTGCCCGGGCTTCGCGCCGTGCCGGGGCTTTTGGTGTTCCGTCCTGCGGATGCCAATGAAACCGCGGAATGCTGGAGAGCCGCCATGACGCACACGCATGCCACCAGCGTGCTGGCGCTGACCCGGCAGGATCTTCCCACGATCGATCGAAGCCTTTACGCCAAGGCCGACGGCTGCGCCAAGGGCGCCTATGTGCTCAGCGACGCCAAGGGCGGCGCCGCCCAGGCGATCCTGATCGGCACCGGAAGCGAAGTGAACCTCTGCCTGCAAACCCAGGAACTTCTGGCCAAGGAAGGCATTGCCACTCGCGTGGTGAGCATGCCCTGCTGGCAATTGTTCCAGAAGCAGGACCAGGCCTACCGAGACTCGGTGCTCCCGCCTGCGATGCGGACTCGCATTGCCGTTGAGATGTCCAATCCGCTGGGATGGGAACGGTGGGTCGGATTGGACGGCGCGATCGTCGGCATGCACACCTTCGGCGCCAGCGCGCCATTCAAGCAGCTCCTGAAGAAATTCGGCTTCGAGCCCGAGCCCGTCGCCGCCGTGGTGCGGGCGACCATCGCCAGGAACAAGACGGGGGCGGCGCGATGAACATCGTGATGGCCTCGGACCATGCCGGCTTTGAATTGAAGGAGTCGCTGAAGAAGCTGGTGGCGTCGCTCGGGCACAAGGTCAACGACGTCGGCGCCCACACCTACGACGCCGAGGATGACTACCCCGATTTTGCCGCCGCTCTCTGCAAGGTCCTTCGGGCGGGGCAGGCCGATCGCGGCATCCTGCTGTGCGGCTCCGGCGTCGGGGCCAGCATCGCGGCCAACAAGTTCAAGGGCATCCGCGCCGGTAACTGCGAGGACTACTACTCGGCGCACCAGGGCGTGGAGCACGACGACATGAACGTGCTGGTGCTGGGAGGCAGGATCGTGGGGGCGTCGCTGGCCGAGGACATGGTTCGCGGCTATCTGGCGGCAAAATTCAGCGGCGAAGCCCGCCACCTGCGTAGGCTGAACAAGGTGAAAGCCATCGAACAAGGAGAGGTCTAGGCGGTCAGCGGGCGACTGCGAATCCGCGCTTCTTGGATTAGCATCGCCGCGCGGCTTTGGTCCGCTTCACAGGAGAATTGCATGCAAGCTCGCCCTCATCGTTTCATTGGAATGCTCGCCGCGTTTTGCGCGTCGTCGCTCATGTCGACGGCCCTCGCCCAGGGGGCCGCTCCGCCTCCGGGCGACGTGGACTATTCGCAACTTCCGCCCGATCCCAAGACGCTTGAAGTGGAGCTGGCAACCTTCAAGATGGATGCCGGCGCCGCCATGAAGGCCGCCGCCGAGGCCACCGGCGGCAAGGTCATGACGATGCGGATCCTGAAGAACAAGGACAAGGTGGACTACGAGTTGATCTGCATGCAGAACGGGCTGCCCTCGCGCGTGCTGATCGACGCCAAGAGCGGCGAGCTCCGCGTGGCCAAGCTTGAGGCCCTGGCTGCGGTGGAGAAAGCCCTCGTGGCGGTGCCCGGCAAAGTGGGCAACGTGGAGGGCGACCTGATGGGGGATCCGCCGACTTGGAAGGTCTCGGTCTTCGCCGGCGGCAAGAGTCATCTGGTCAGCGTGAACGCGATCGACGGATCGATCGTCTCCGATCAGGTGGCGTCGCAGTTGCCGGGAGAGGCGACCGACCTTCCGATGCAGGGTGAGTTCGGCGGAGTTCAATGGATCGTGCTCAAGGAAGGCACGGGAGCATCACCCAAGGGCCCCGACTCGATGGTGAAGGTGAACTACACCGGCTATCTCGTCAACGGAGTCAAGTTCGACAGCAGCGTCGACCGCGGCAAACCGCTGGAGTCTCGCCTGGACCGCCTGATCAAGGGCTGGACGCAGGGCGTGATGGCCATGAAGGTCGGCGAGAAGCGCAAGTTGATCATTCCCTACAACCTGGCATGGGGCGACACAGGACGCCCGCCGATGATTCCGCCCAGGGCGGCGGTGATTTTCGACGTGGAGCTGCTCGACACCGACATGGCGCCGCCCGCTCCCAGGACCACCTTGCCCGCCGTGCCGCCGGCAACGGCACCGGCCACTCCAGCGGGTGGTGCGACACCGCCCAAGGGCGGCGGATGAAACCGAAGGAGGCCGCGATGTCCGTCGATCGACTTCAACACGCCCGTGCGCATTGGCGGACCGTGGCCGCAGCGCTGAGCATCGGATCGTTGGCGTGCCTTGCGTCCTGCGGCAAGACGCCGGATTCCAAGCCCGTGGTTGTGCCCAAGGCCGCGGGAAATCGCGAGAGCACCTACGGCAAGGCGATGGACAGCGCGGAGAATCTCAAGGCCAAGGTCGCCGACTACAACGAGAGCATCGAGCAGACCATCGATCAGGGCACCAAGGCGGAGCCGCCGCCGAAGAAGCCGAAGGATCCAAAGGAACCGCCGGGAACTCCGCCGGCCGACACGCCGAAGCCGCCGACCTATCCGCCGGAATGATTCGGCTCGTCACGCCAGCTTGTCGGGGTTGAGTCCCTCGAGATCCTTCACGACGAAGATGCCGTCCTTTCGGATCACCTCGCCGTCGAAGGAGATGGTGCCGCCGCCGTACTCGGGACGCTGGATGCAGACCAGGTCCCAGTGGATGTCGCTCTTGTTGCCGTTGTCGGTCTCCTCGTAGCAGCG contains:
- the acnA gene encoding aconitate hydratase AcnA, which translates into the protein MPQSPHDPFGARTSISTPLGDKTYYRLEALKKFGNVDRLPCSIKVLLESVLRNQDGRIYTPEHVKAIVASDSGTRRDEEIPFMPGRVVLQDFTGVPCVVDLAAMRGAMKRMGGDPKRVNPLVPCDLVIDHSVQVDAFASGVALTINSEKEFERNIERYEFLKWGQGAFENFRVVPPGTGIVHQVNLEYLAKVVWEKDGVLYPDSLIGTDSHTTMINGLGVLGWGVGGIEAEAVMLGQPIYMLIPEVVGVRLTGKLPEGATATDLVLRVTEMLRKHGVVNKFVEFFGAGLAEMPVANRATIANMAPEYGATCGFFPIDEQTLAYLRLSGREESLVKTVEAYAKAQGFWRDDSRDVAYSAVLELDQSTITPSLAGPSRPQDRVELKAMKSTWRSALTKLKSGGKSAAPATATAVADDGVAIMMDGKECILKNGAVVIAAITSCTNTSNPSVMIGAGLLAKKARSFGLTRKPWVKSSLAPGSKVVTEYLKKSGTMAALVELGFDVVGYGCTTCIGNSGPLPEAVEGAVKGNDMVVASVLSGNRNFEARVHPDVKANYLASPPLVVAYAIAGTVDIDLQSEPLGLSPSGKPVFLRDVWPTQKEIDEAVASSVTNGQFRTQYASVFDGSQEWKDIATVRGEMYQWNSKSTYIQEPPFFTSMTLAEPGPIGSIRGARCLAKLGDSVTTDHISPAGNIKKDGPAGEYLMKHGVPVSMFNSYGSRRGNDRVMTRGTFANTRIQNQLAPGTMGGVTKDFTDGAVKPIFDAAESYKKSGTPLVVLAGKDYGMGSSRDWAAKGAQLLGVRAVIAESFERIHRSNLVGMGVMPLTYQPGQSAQGLGLTGEETFDIDLPTDIKPRQLVAVRARRPGAAEITFETVCRIDTPVEVDYYRNGGILSMVLRRMAKTAS
- a CDS encoding MFS transporter, whose protein sequence is MAGICCTTLPVPPKFEADDAQDLAARATPWLAVAVAALGYFVDLYDLVIFSVVRVASLGNDGLGLLPADASQRIGGWDRIASLMRVTFGFEKGDITSAGVAILNAQLLGMVLGGFAWGMLGDRRGRLATLFGSIALYSTANIATSFVTSVPAYAGLRFIAGFGLAGELGAGVTLVSELLGKRARGWGTMIVAFAGMFGPIAASLVGGTVSWRTAYIIGGVMGFALLALRLGVAESGIYARAAQRTRRRGDPRMLFFPPERLRRFACVVFLGTPIWFVGGVIFVFAPELAKGMGLTGEPVRPPTVIMCGYAGAAIGDLASSALSQWMRSRRTAISLFIGLLGISIAGLFIFGGRSAFAFYAWTFAAGLATGYWAVFVTVAGESFGTNLRATAATTAPNLVRGFAVIIVMAWELLTPGAGIIGAAALVAAMVLGLGLLAVWRLPEPFDRDLDFEEA
- a CDS encoding MFS transporter translates to MNSIRPAKLVAVIGGLGFASGLPNVMVTDTLSAWLADLKIDIKTIGLFALVTLPYAFKFVWSPLLDRFAVPGFGWLGARRSWLIVLQALLLVALLALAWCGPEHSGSPLMAFALIALATSMLSATLDIAVDAHRSDVSQDEKGPAASAYVAGYRMAFVLAGSLALVAVAKVAPWLESSSEEAARATAWRIVYAGSAGLLFIGLISALLAPEPTERQPPQSLREAIVAPLLAFHNRFHGRLVLVLVFIFLFRLPDLLGNRMTMPFLRNEIGFTLEEIGFLRQALGFAMTMAGAVIGGIAVKRFGISRTLLVFGLLQCLSNAGYIVLAQAGRSVPTFACVIVIENLCNGMVSAAFVAYFMSLCDRTSSAAQYALLSGVMYLAGATIGGASGWLVELMGYQGFFLFSILIGIPAIALIGIATRPARINPSFAN